One segment of Pseudomonas asgharzadehiana DNA contains the following:
- a CDS encoding SulP family inorganic anion transporter, with product MRAAQLKAVLPRELLASVVVFLVALPLCMGIAIASGMPPAKGLITGIIGGLVVGWLAGSPLQVSGPAAGLAVLVFELVRQHGMSMLGPILLLAGFLQLVAGRLRLGCWFRVTAPAVVYGMLAGIGVLIVLSQVHVMLDGAPKPSGLDNLTGFPAALAEAVPTLGGGLGWQAGLLGLSTMLVMYLWDKLRPPRLRFVPGALLGVGLATVTSLVLALQVKRVDVPENLADAIDWLRPSDLLNLADPQLLIAAFAVAFIASAETLLSAAAVDRMHSGQRSDFDKELSAQGVGNMLCGLVGALPMTGVIVRSSANVQAGATTRLSAMFHGVWLLGFVLLLSSVLQSIPVASLAGVLVYTGIKLVDIKAFKALGRYGRMPMFTYAATALAIIFTDLLTGVLVGFGLTLVKLAFKASRLKISLIDLPQGGEMELRLTGAATFLKVPALTQVLSTVPAGATVHVPLNNLSYIDHSCLELLEEWGRANAAKGSKLVIEARGLKRRLEGRIRTTTGIGSAPSVT from the coding sequence ATGCGTGCTGCTCAATTGAAAGCTGTACTGCCACGGGAGCTGCTCGCCTCGGTGGTTGTGTTTCTGGTCGCCCTGCCGCTGTGCATGGGAATCGCCATCGCATCCGGCATGCCGCCTGCCAAAGGCTTGATAACCGGGATTATCGGTGGCCTGGTGGTGGGCTGGCTGGCGGGTTCGCCTTTGCAGGTCAGTGGGCCGGCGGCTGGCCTTGCGGTGTTGGTGTTCGAGTTGGTGCGCCAGCACGGCATGTCGATGCTCGGGCCGATCCTGCTGCTGGCGGGTTTCCTGCAATTGGTGGCAGGGCGTCTGCGCCTGGGTTGCTGGTTCCGCGTAACGGCGCCGGCGGTGGTGTACGGCATGCTGGCGGGGATCGGCGTACTGATTGTGCTCTCGCAGGTGCATGTGATGCTCGACGGCGCGCCCAAGCCGTCCGGGCTGGATAACCTGACGGGCTTCCCGGCGGCATTGGCCGAGGCCGTTCCCACCCTTGGCGGCGGGCTCGGCTGGCAGGCGGGCTTGTTGGGTTTGTCGACGATGCTGGTGATGTACCTGTGGGATAAATTGCGCCCACCGCGGTTGCGCTTCGTACCGGGTGCCCTGCTGGGCGTTGGCCTTGCAACCGTCACCAGCCTGGTGCTGGCGTTGCAGGTCAAGCGTGTGGACGTGCCGGAAAACCTCGCGGATGCCATCGACTGGCTACGTCCCAGCGACTTGTTGAACCTGGCCGACCCGCAGCTGTTGATCGCCGCGTTCGCCGTGGCGTTTATCGCCAGCGCCGAAACCCTGCTCTCCGCCGCCGCTGTTGACCGCATGCACAGCGGCCAGCGTTCCGATTTCGATAAGGAATTGTCCGCGCAAGGTGTCGGCAATATGCTCTGTGGCCTGGTCGGCGCCCTGCCGATGACCGGCGTGATCGTGCGCAGCTCGGCCAACGTCCAGGCGGGCGCCACGACGCGTTTGTCGGCGATGTTCCACGGCGTGTGGTTGTTGGGCTTTGTGTTGTTGCTGTCCAGCGTGCTGCAAAGCATTCCGGTGGCGAGCCTGGCCGGCGTGCTGGTGTACACCGGGATCAAGCTGGTCGATATCAAGGCGTTCAAAGCCTTGGGACGCTACGGGCGGATGCCGATGTTCACCTATGCGGCCACGGCGCTGGCAATCATCTTTACCGACCTGCTGACGGGCGTGCTGGTGGGCTTTGGTCTTACGTTGGTCAAGTTGGCGTTCAAGGCTTCACGCCTGAAAATCAGCCTCATCGACTTGCCCCAGGGCGGTGAGATGGAGCTGCGCCTGACCGGTGCCGCGACCTTCCTCAAAGTGCCGGCGTTGACCCAGGTGCTGTCGACAGTGCCTGCGGGTGCCACCGTGCATGTACCACTCAACAACCTGAGCTACATCGACCATTCCTGCCTGGAATTGCTGGAGGAATGGGGGCGGGCCAATGCGGCGAAAGGCTCGAAGTTGGTGATTGAGGCGCGGGGGTTGAAGCGCAGGCTCGAAGGGCGGATTCGCACGACGACGGGGATCGGCTCGGCACCGTCCGTCACCTGA
- the coxB gene encoding cytochrome c oxidase subunit II codes for MMRHPHVWMGLLLWSVFGQAHAAWTTNMAPGATEVSHAVFDLHMTIFWICVVIGIIVFGAMFWSMMVHRRSTGQVAAKFHESTTVEILWTVVPLLILIAMAIPATRTLINIYDSSESDIDIQVTGYQWKWHYKYLGQDVEFFSNLATPAEQIHNQATKGEHYLLEVDQPLVLPVGAKVRFLVTAADVIHSWWVPAFAVKRDAIPGFVNEAWTRVEKPGIYRGQCAELCGKDHGFMPIVVEVKSKADYETWLGQRKEEAAKLKELTSKEWTLQELVARGDKVYHTTCVACHQAEGQGLPPMFPALKGSKIATGPAADHLSIVYHGKPGTAMAAFGKQLSEVDIAAVVTYERNAWGNNKGDMVTPKDVLAIKQAESK; via the coding sequence ATGATGCGACATCCACACGTTTGGATGGGCCTCCTGTTGTGGTCAGTATTCGGCCAGGCACATGCCGCCTGGACAACGAATATGGCGCCAGGGGCGACAGAAGTCAGTCACGCTGTGTTCGATCTGCACATGACCATTTTCTGGATCTGTGTGGTGATCGGCATCATCGTGTTTGGCGCTATGTTCTGGTCGATGATGGTGCACCGGCGCTCCACGGGCCAGGTGGCCGCCAAGTTCCACGAGAGCACTACCGTGGAAATTCTTTGGACCGTCGTGCCCTTGCTGATCCTGATCGCGATGGCTATTCCGGCGACCAGGACCCTGATCAACATCTACGACAGCAGTGAGTCGGATATCGATATCCAGGTCACCGGCTACCAGTGGAAGTGGCATTACAAATACCTGGGCCAGGACGTTGAGTTCTTCAGCAACCTGGCCACGCCCGCCGAGCAGATCCATAACCAGGCCACCAAAGGTGAGCACTACCTGCTGGAAGTCGACCAGCCGCTGGTGCTGCCGGTGGGTGCCAAGGTGCGGTTCCTGGTCACCGCCGCCGACGTGATCCACTCCTGGTGGGTGCCGGCGTTTGCGGTCAAGCGCGACGCTATCCCTGGGTTCGTCAACGAAGCCTGGACCCGTGTCGAAAAGCCCGGCATTTACCGTGGCCAGTGTGCGGAGCTGTGCGGCAAGGACCACGGCTTCATGCCGATCGTGGTCGAGGTCAAGTCCAAGGCCGACTACGAAACCTGGCTTGGCCAGCGCAAGGAAGAAGCGGCCAAGCTCAAGGAGCTGACCTCCAAAGAGTGGACGCTCCAAGAGTTGGTGGCGCGTGGTGACAAGGTCTATCACACCACTTGCGTGGCCTGTCACCAGGCCGAGGGCCAGGGCTTGCCGCCGATGTTCCCGGCGCTCAAGGGCTCGAAAATCGCCACCGGGCCCGCCGCCGACCACCTGAGCATTGTCTATCACGGCAAGCCTGGCACCGCGATGGCGGCATTCGGCAAGCAGCTCTCGGAAGTGGATATCGCCGCCGTGGTGACCTACGAGCGCAACGCCTGGGGCAACAACAAAGGCGACATGGTCACGCCTAAAGACGTGTTGGCCATCAAGCAGGCGGAAAGCAAATGA
- the ctaD gene encoding cytochrome c oxidase subunit I — MSAVIDDHGHASDHAHGPAKGLMRWVLTTNHKDIGTMYLWFAFAMFLLGGSFAMVIRAELFQPGLQIVEPAFFNQMTTMHGLIMVFGAVMPAFVGLANWMIPLMIGAPDMALPRMNNFSFWLLPAAFLLLVSTLFTPGGGPNFGWTFYAPLSTTYAPESVTFFIFAIHLMGISSIMGAINVVATILNLRAPGMTLMKMPLFVWTWLITAFLLIAVMPVLAGCVTMMLMDIHFGTSFFSAAGGGDPVLFQHVFWFFGHPEVYIMILPAFGAVSSIIPTFSRKPLFGYTSMVYATASIAFLSFIVWAHHMFVVGIPLVGELFFMYATLLIAVPTGVKVFNWVSTMWQGSLTFETPMLFAVAFVILFTIGGFSGLMLAIAPADFQYHDTYFVVAHFHYVLVPGAIFGIFASAYYWLPKWTGHMYDETLGKLHFWLSFVGMNMAFFPMHFVGLAGMPRRVPDYNLQFADFNMVSSIGAFMFGATQIFFLFIVIKCIRGGTPAPAKPWDGAEGLEWSIPSPAPYHTFTTPPEVK; from the coding sequence ATGAGCGCTGTGATCGATGACCATGGCCACGCCAGTGACCATGCCCACGGCCCCGCCAAGGGTTTGATGCGCTGGGTGCTGACCACCAACCATAAAGACATCGGCACGATGTACCTGTGGTTCGCCTTCGCCATGTTCCTGCTCGGCGGCTCGTTTGCGATGGTGATCCGCGCCGAGCTGTTCCAGCCCGGCCTGCAGATCGTCGAGCCGGCGTTCTTCAACCAGATGACCACCATGCATGGCCTGATCATGGTGTTCGGCGCGGTGATGCCGGCATTCGTCGGCCTGGCCAACTGGATGATCCCGTTGATGATCGGCGCGCCCGACATGGCCCTGCCGCGCATGAACAACTTCAGCTTCTGGCTGCTGCCGGCGGCATTCCTGTTATTGGTTTCAACGCTGTTCACCCCCGGCGGCGGGCCGAACTTCGGCTGGACCTTCTACGCCCCGCTTTCCACCACCTATGCGCCGGAAAGCGTGACGTTCTTCATCTTCGCCATTCACTTGATGGGCATCAGTTCGATCATGGGGGCGATCAATGTGGTCGCCACCATCCTCAACCTGCGTGCCCCCGGCATGACCTTGATGAAGATGCCGCTGTTTGTGTGGACGTGGCTGATCACCGCCTTCCTGCTGATCGCGGTGATGCCGGTGCTGGCCGGTTGCGTGACCATGATGCTGATGGACATCCACTTCGGCACCAGCTTCTTCAGTGCGGCCGGCGGCGGTGACCCGGTACTGTTCCAGCACGTGTTCTGGTTCTTCGGCCACCCCGAGGTGTACATCATGATCCTGCCGGCCTTCGGTGCCGTCAGCTCGATCATTCCGACCTTCTCGCGCAAGCCGCTGTTTGGCTACACGTCGATGGTGTACGCCACGGCGAGCATCGCGTTCCTGTCGTTTATCGTGTGGGCGCACCACATGTTCGTGGTCGGCATCCCGCTGGTGGGCGAGTTGTTCTTCATGTACGCCACGCTGCTGATCGCCGTGCCCACCGGGGTGAAGGTATTCAATTGGGTCAGCACCATGTGGCAAGGCTCGCTGACGTTCGAGACGCCGATGCTGTTCGCGGTGGCGTTCGTGATCCTGTTCACCATCGGCGGGTTCTCCGGGCTGATGCTGGCGATCGCGCCGGCGGACTTCCAGTACCACGACACCTACTTCGTGGTGGCGCACTTCCATTACGTACTGGTGCCCGGCGCGATTTTCGGGATCTTCGCCTCGGCCTACTACTGGCTGCCGAAATGGACCGGCCACATGTACGACGAAACCCTGGGCAAGCTGCACTTCTGGCTGTCTTTCGTGGGCATGAACATGGCGTTTTTCCCCATGCACTTCGTTGGGTTGGCCGGTATGCCGCGGCGGGTGCCGGACTACAACCTGCAGTTCGCCGATTTCAACATGGTGTCGTCGATTGGCGCATTCATGTTTGGCGCCACGCAGATCTTCTTCCTGTTCATCGTGATCAAGTGCATCCGGGGCGGCACGCCGGCGCCGGCCAAACCGTGGGACGGCGCCGAAGGGTTGGAGTGGAGCATCCCGTCGCCAGCGCCGTATCACACGTTCACTACGCCGCCGGAGGTCAAATGA
- a CDS encoding cytochrome c oxidase assembly protein encodes MAESVPLKRLVTRLLILVLAMFAFGFALVPIYDVMCKAFGINGKTAGQYEGSQVVDPSRQVRVQFLSTNAIDMVWDFYAKADEVVVNPGAVTEMLFVAHNPTDKPMTAQAVPSISPAEAAMYFHKTECFCFTQQVLQPGERIEMPVRFIVDRDMPRDVKHLTLAYTLFDITARQPPVAAHTGG; translated from the coding sequence ATGGCTGAATCCGTGCCCCTCAAGCGCCTGGTCACCCGGCTGTTGATTCTGGTGCTGGCGATGTTCGCCTTTGGCTTTGCCCTGGTGCCGATCTACGACGTGATGTGCAAGGCGTTCGGCATCAACGGCAAGACCGCCGGGCAGTACGAAGGCTCGCAAGTGGTCGACCCGTCGCGTCAGGTGCGGGTGCAGTTCCTGTCTACCAATGCCATCGACATGGTCTGGGACTTTTACGCCAAGGCTGACGAGGTGGTGGTCAACCCCGGCGCGGTGACCGAGATGCTGTTTGTGGCGCACAACCCTACCGACAAGCCGATGACTGCCCAGGCAGTGCCCAGCATCTCCCCGGCGGAAGCGGCCATGTACTTCCACAAAACCGAGTGCTTCTGCTTCACCCAGCAAGTACTGCAGCCAGGCGAGCGTATCGAGATGCCGGTGCGCTTTATCGTCGACCGCGACATGCCCAGGGATGTGAAGCATTTGACCCTGGCGTACACGCTGTTTGACATCACTGCGCGCCAACCGCCCGTGGCTGCCCATACCGGCGGCTAG
- a CDS encoding cytochrome c oxidase subunit 3 → MSTHDTYYVPAQSKWPIIATFGLLITVYGLGVWFNDLKAARPESHGPWIFFVGGLLLAYMMFGWFGAVIKESRAGLYSSQMDRSFRWGMTWFIFSEVMFFIAFFGALFYVRTWSGPWLAGEGPKGIAHMLWPNFEFAWPLLNNPDPKLYPAPKGTISPWGLPLVNTILLVSSSVTITIAHHALRKGHRGALKIWLAITVLLGLAFLGFQAEEYIHAYKELGLTLGSGVYGATFFMLTGFHGAHVTIGTIILFVMLMRILRGHFNAEHQFGFEAASWYWHFVDVVWIGLFFFVYVL, encoded by the coding sequence ATGTCGACTCATGATACGTACTACGTACCAGCGCAAAGCAAATGGCCAATAATTGCCACGTTTGGCCTGCTGATCACTGTGTATGGCCTGGGTGTGTGGTTCAACGATCTCAAGGCCGCACGCCCGGAATCCCACGGCCCGTGGATCTTTTTCGTCGGCGGGCTGTTGCTGGCCTACATGATGTTTGGCTGGTTCGGTGCCGTGATCAAAGAAAGCCGTGCCGGTTTGTACAGCTCGCAGATGGACCGCTCGTTTCGTTGGGGCATGACGTGGTTCATTTTTTCCGAAGTGATGTTCTTTATCGCGTTCTTCGGTGCGCTGTTTTATGTGCGGACGTGGTCTGGCCCCTGGTTGGCGGGCGAAGGGCCCAAGGGCATCGCACATATGCTGTGGCCCAATTTCGAGTTTGCCTGGCCCTTGCTCAACAACCCGGACCCCAAGCTCTACCCCGCACCCAAGGGCACCATCAGCCCGTGGGGCTTGCCGTTGGTCAACACCATCCTGCTGGTGAGTTCCAGCGTGACCATCACCATTGCCCACCATGCCTTGCGCAAAGGCCATCGCGGCGCGCTGAAAATCTGGCTGGCGATCACCGTGTTGCTGGGCCTGGCGTTCCTCGGCTTCCAGGCCGAGGAATACATCCACGCCTATAAAGAGCTGGGCCTGACCTTGGGCTCGGGCGTGTACGGTGCGACGTTCTTTATGCTCACGGGTTTCCACGGCGCCCACGTGACCATCGGCACGATCATCTTGTTTGTGATGTTGATGCGCATCCTGCGTGGGCATTTCAATGCCGAGCACCAATTCGGCTTCGAGGCGGCCAGTTGGTATTGGCACTTTGTGGATGTGGTGTGGATCGGCTTGTTTTTCTTCGTCTACGTACTGTGA
- a CDS encoding twin transmembrane helix small protein, which translates to MLKAAIALMLIATVVSLFSGLFFLVKDEGHSNRLVTALTVRVVLAVITLALITWGFFSGQLVSHAPW; encoded by the coding sequence ATGCTCAAAGCAGCCATTGCCCTGATGCTGATCGCGACTGTCGTGAGCCTGTTCAGTGGCCTGTTCTTTCTGGTCAAGGACGAAGGCCACTCCAATCGCCTCGTCACAGCCTTGACCGTGCGTGTCGTGCTGGCCGTGATCACCCTGGCGTTGATCACCTGGGGGTTCTTCAGCGGCCAGCTGGTATCGCATGCACCTTGGTGA
- a CDS encoding SURF1 family protein, protein MKTSIASAMKQFRPGIAPTLVVLILLPLMVGLGFWQLSRGHEKQVLLDTYAERRASAPMSSEQLNGSMDPAFRRVRLRGQFDAEHSVLLDNRMRDGKAGVELLQPFHDQASGLWLWLNRGWLPWPDRRAAPAFTTPEQPVNLDAWVYVAPGETFQLHADPAGAPWPRLLTALHPAALWAELGRSGFAYELRAEAGPGTYETTWPVVAMGPEKHQAYAVQWFAMALALLALYVYLGRHNTKEKPHESGHESTQHV, encoded by the coding sequence ATGAAAACAAGTATAGCCAGCGCCATGAAACAGTTTCGTCCCGGCATCGCGCCGACCCTGGTGGTGTTGATACTGCTGCCGTTGATGGTGGGGTTGGGGTTCTGGCAGTTGTCGCGGGGGCATGAAAAACAGGTATTGCTCGACACCTATGCCGAGCGCCGTGCGTCGGCGCCAATGAGCAGCGAGCAACTCAATGGTTCCATGGACCCGGCCTTTCGCCGTGTACGTCTGCGTGGTCAATTCGATGCCGAGCACAGCGTATTGCTCGACAACCGCATGCGCGACGGCAAGGCCGGCGTCGAGTTGCTACAGCCCTTTCATGACCAGGCCAGCGGCCTGTGGCTGTGGCTCAATCGCGGCTGGTTGCCGTGGCCGGACCGCCGCGCCGCGCCCGCCTTCACCACCCCTGAACAACCGGTGAACCTCGATGCCTGGGTGTACGTCGCCCCCGGCGAAACCTTCCAACTGCATGCCGACCCCGCCGGTGCGCCATGGCCGCGCCTGCTGACCGCGCTGCACCCCGCCGCGTTATGGGCCGAGCTGGGCCGCAGCGGCTTCGCTTACGAGCTGCGCGCCGAAGCTGGGCCTGGTACGTACGAAACCACCTGGCCGGTGGTCGCCATGGGTCCGGAAAAACACCAGGCCTATGCCGTGCAATGGTTTGCCATGGCGCTGGCGTTGCTGGCGCTTTATGTCTATCTCGGACGGCACAACACAAAGGAGAAGCCCCATGAGAGCGGCCACGAATCGACTCAACATGTCTGA
- a CDS encoding COX15/CtaA family protein — protein sequence MAKPGFRLALFATLLALIVVLLGAYTRLSHAGLGCPDWPGCYGFIGVPQSEAQLAHAQLHFPDTPVEADKGWAEMTHRYFAGSLGLLIALLAARSWSHRRDPGQPVKLPLFVLAVVFAQAAFGMWTVTLKLWPQVVTGHLLGGFATLSLLFLLTLRLSGVLPALIVPKRLQYWATAGLALVIGQIALGGWVSSNYAAVACVDLPTCHGQWWPTADFANGFHLTQHIGPNYLGGQLDSEARTAIHLTHRIGAVLVTLVLLGLAWQLRAVGMTRLAGLLLIALAAQIGLGLSNVAFGLPLPVAVGHNAGGAALLLTLVLVNYHARTSLVRVRHQLPFGWRFSPRKHVAGLVTLKGEMPWRP from the coding sequence ATGGCCAAACCTGGATTTCGCCTCGCGTTGTTTGCCACCTTGCTCGCATTGATCGTCGTGCTGCTGGGCGCCTATACCCGCCTGAGTCACGCAGGCCTTGGCTGCCCGGACTGGCCCGGCTGCTATGGTTTTATCGGCGTGCCGCAAAGCGAAGCCCAATTGGCCCATGCCCAATTGCATTTTCCCGACACGCCGGTGGAGGCCGACAAGGGCTGGGCCGAGATGACCCATCGCTACTTCGCCGGCAGCCTGGGTTTGCTGATTGCGCTGTTGGCGGCGCGTTCGTGGAGTCACCGGCGTGACCCTGGCCAGCCGGTGAAGTTGCCGCTGTTTGTGTTGGCGGTGGTGTTCGCCCAAGCGGCGTTCGGCATGTGGACGGTGACCTTGAAACTCTGGCCACAGGTGGTGACCGGCCATCTGTTGGGCGGCTTTGCGACCTTGAGCCTGTTGTTTTTGCTGACGTTGCGATTGTCCGGCGTACTGCCCGCACTGATCGTGCCCAAGCGCCTGCAATATTGGGCCACCGCCGGGCTGGCGCTGGTGATCGGTCAGATCGCGCTTGGCGGTTGGGTCAGCTCCAATTACGCGGCCGTGGCGTGTGTGGACTTGCCCACCTGCCATGGTCAATGGTGGCCTACGGCGGACTTTGCCAATGGCTTTCACCTGACCCAACACATTGGCCCCAACTACCTGGGCGGCCAACTCGACAGCGAGGCGCGCACGGCCATCCACCTGACCCATCGCATCGGCGCGGTGCTGGTCACCCTGGTGCTGCTGGGCCTGGCCTGGCAATTGCGCGCGGTGGGCATGACCCGGCTCGCGGGGCTGCTGCTGATCGCCCTGGCCGCGCAAATCGGCCTGGGCCTGAGCAATGTGGCGTTCGGTCTGCCGTTGCCGGTGGCGGTCGGGCATAACGCTGGCGGTGCAGCCTTATTGCTGACGCTGGTGCTGGTCAATTACCACGCCCGCACCAGCCTGGTTCGGGTGCGTCATCAGTTGCCGTTCGGCTGGCGTTTCAGCCCGCGCAAACACGTAGCGGGCCTTGTCACCCTTAAAGGAGAGATGCCATGGCGACCTTGA
- the cyoE gene encoding heme o synthase — MATLIGTRHGQAIWRDYLELTKPKVVVLMLITSLVGMFLATRAGVPWTVLVFGNMGIALCAGGAAAVNHVVDRRIDAVMARTHKRPLAEGRVSPVAALAFALFLAIAGLALLLAFTNPLAAWLTLASLLGYAVIYTGFLKRATPQNIVIGGLAGAAPPLLGWVAVTGHISAEPLLLVLIIFAWTPPHFWALAIHRKEEYAKADIPMLPVTHGEHYTKVHILLYTFALLAVSLMPYVIHMSGALYLVCALVLGGRFLQWAWVLYRGGRPHAAINTFKYSIWYLFLLFIALLVDHYLLLNL, encoded by the coding sequence ATGGCGACCTTGATCGGCACGCGTCACGGCCAGGCAATCTGGCGCGACTATTTGGAGCTGACCAAGCCAAAAGTGGTAGTGCTGATGCTCATCACCTCGCTGGTGGGCATGTTCCTCGCCACCCGTGCCGGGGTGCCGTGGACGGTGCTGGTGTTCGGCAACATGGGGATCGCCCTGTGCGCGGGCGGCGCGGCGGCGGTCAACCACGTGGTGGACCGCCGGATCGATGCCGTGATGGCGCGCACCCACAAGCGGCCGCTGGCGGAAGGCCGCGTATCGCCGGTCGCGGCGCTGGCATTTGCGTTGTTTCTGGCTATTGCGGGGCTGGCGTTGCTGCTGGCATTCACCAACCCGCTGGCGGCCTGGCTGACGCTGGCTTCGCTGCTCGGCTATGCAGTGATCTACACCGGTTTTCTCAAGCGCGCGACGCCGCAGAATATCGTCATCGGCGGGTTGGCCGGCGCTGCGCCACCGCTGCTGGGCTGGGTCGCGGTCACCGGACACATCAGCGCCGAACCGCTGTTGCTGGTGCTGATCATCTTTGCCTGGACCCCGCCGCACTTCTGGGCCCTGGCCATCCACCGCAAGGAGGAATACGCCAAGGCCGATATCCCGATGCTGCCGGTCACCCATGGCGAGCACTACACCAAGGTGCATATCCTGCTGTACACCTTTGCCCTGCTGGCGGTGAGCCTGATGCCCTATGTCATCCATATGAGCGGCGCGCTGTATCTGGTGTGCGCATTGGTATTGGGCGGGCGCTTTCTGCAATGGGCCTGGGTGTTGTACCGTGGCGGTCGGCCGCACGCGGCGATCAACACGTTCAAGTACTCTATCTGGTACCTGTTCTTACTGTTTATCGCCCTGCTCGTAGACCACTACCTATTGTTGAACCTATGA
- a CDS encoding SCO family protein produces MTRTQKTVFILVALVALIMGLTVNKVLSGKGQGDPTALIDAGIILLPQSRQLPPVTMANQDGQPVVVNELKGKWSLLFFGYTFCPDICPTTLAQLRQIKSELPKEAVDNLQVILVSVDPNRDTPAQLKQYLGYFDPQFAGLTGANVGDVQKVSNAVSIPFIPADTSKPNYTVDHSGNLALIGPDGTQRGFIRAPLNNQKLVAQLPGLLQRK; encoded by the coding sequence ATGACTCGAACTCAAAAAACTGTCTTCATCCTGGTGGCCCTGGTGGCCTTGATCATGGGCCTGACCGTTAACAAAGTGCTGTCGGGCAAAGGCCAGGGCGACCCCACTGCGCTAATCGACGCCGGCATTATCCTGCTGCCGCAAAGCCGTCAGTTGCCGCCGGTGACCATGGCCAACCAGGACGGCCAGCCGGTGGTGGTCAACGAATTGAAAGGCAAGTGGAGCCTGCTGTTCTTCGGCTACACCTTCTGCCCGGACATCTGCCCCACCACCCTTGCGCAACTGCGCCAGATCAAGAGCGAACTGCCCAAAGAGGCGGTGGATAACTTGCAAGTGATCCTGGTCAGCGTCGACCCGAACCGCGACACCCCTGCCCAGCTCAAGCAGTACCTGGGCTACTTCGACCCGCAATTTGCAGGCCTCACCGGCGCGAATGTAGGCGACGTACAGAAGGTCTCGAATGCGGTGAGCATCCCGTTCATCCCGGCCGATACCAGCAAGCCGAACTACACCGTCGACCACAGCGGCAACCTCGCGCTGATCGGGCCGGATGGGACGCAGCGTGGGTTTATTCGGGCGCCGTTGAACAACCAGAAGCTGGTGGCGCAGTTGCCAGGGTTGCTACAGCGCAAGTAA
- a CDS encoding MetQ/NlpA family ABC transporter substrate-binding protein, with protein MKKLLVAFAAVAAFSAHAETLKVAASPVPHAQILEFVKPALAKEGVDLQIKVFTDYVQPNVQVAEKRLDANFFQHQPYLDEFNKAKGTHLVSVGAVHLEPLGAYSSKYKKLDELPSGANVVIPNDATNGGRALLLLANNGLITLKDPTNILSTIKDITGNSKNLKFRELEAATLPRVLTQVDLALINTNYALEAKLDPSKDALVIEGSDSPYVNILVTREDNKDSDAVKKLVAALHTPEVKAFIEEKYKGAIKPAF; from the coding sequence ATGAAAAAACTACTGGTTGCTTTCGCCGCCGTTGCCGCGTTTTCCGCCCACGCCGAGACCCTCAAGGTCGCTGCTTCGCCAGTACCGCATGCGCAAATCCTGGAGTTCGTGAAACCTGCCCTGGCCAAGGAAGGCGTGGACCTGCAGATCAAAGTCTTCACCGATTACGTACAGCCCAACGTCCAAGTGGCCGAAAAACGCCTGGACGCCAACTTCTTCCAGCACCAGCCATACCTGGATGAATTCAACAAAGCGAAGGGCACTCACCTGGTGAGCGTCGGCGCTGTGCATCTGGAACCCCTGGGCGCCTACTCCAGCAAGTACAAAAAACTGGACGAGCTGCCAAGCGGCGCCAACGTGGTGATCCCGAACGACGCCACCAACGGCGGCCGCGCCCTGCTGCTTCTGGCCAACAACGGTCTGATCACCCTGAAGGACCCGACCAACATCCTGTCGACCATCAAGGACATCACCGGTAACAGCAAAAACCTGAAGTTCCGTGAACTGGAAGCCGCCACCCTGCCGCGCGTGCTCACACAGGTCGACCTGGCACTGATCAACACCAACTACGCCCTGGAAGCCAAGCTGGACCCGTCCAAGGACGCCCTGGTGATCGAAGGCAGCGACTCGCCTTACGTGAATATCCTGGTCACCCGCGAAGACAACAAGGATTCGGACGCGGTGAAGAAGCTGGTTGCAGCGCTGCACACACCAGAAGTGAAGGCATTTATCGAAGAGAAGTACAAAGGCGCGATCAAGCCGGCGTTCTGA